One window of Brachyhypopomus gauderio isolate BG-103 unplaced genomic scaffold, BGAUD_0.2 sc151, whole genome shotgun sequence genomic DNA carries:
- the erich1 gene encoding uncharacterized protein erich1, protein MQLCGTEVFLYFSADLSGSDDHSGTEDEDPITRRRRRRRRRKRKAGVVSEPGEAGARETPPQGGATAPLPEGPEGGNKPEPHSAEGPERLSRNKKRKMKKKRHKEKLVSLGLVPRPRALEFTYTHGGEDQGVEDHAEETQQNLDEIVDEIEAFLRSTMDLCLSDRSSGVGRPSLAADVAESLFARMSDRTLPPTGLTGLCRLGALLAQRDVGKLNAALQEFSSTSTLSTAETAVVCTLFHYWITDILPVQKERNS, encoded by the exons atGCAGTTATGTGGGACTGAAGTGTTCTTGTACTTTTCAGCTGATCTTTCAGGTTCAGATGATCACAGTGGTACTGAGGACGAAGACCCCataacgaggaggaggaggaggaggcgaaggaggaagaggaaggcagGCGTGGTCTCTGAGCCCGGTGAAGCAGGGGCAAGAGAAACACCTCCACAAGGGGGCGCTACAGCGCCACTACCAGAAGGACCCGAGGGAGGGAACAAGCCGGAACCACACAGCGCCGAGGGCCCAGAGAGACTCAGCAGAAAtaagaagaggaagatgaagaagaaACGTCACAAAGAGAAGCTCGTCTCCCTGGGGCTGGTGCCACGGCCCAGGGCACTAGAgttcacctacacacacggCGGTGAGGACCAGGGGGTGGAAGACCACGCCGAAGAAACCCAGCAGAACCTGGATGAGATTGTAGATGAGATTGAAGCGTTCCTCAGAAGCACGATGGACCTCTGCCTGTCTGATC GGTCCAGTGGCGTAGGCCGGCCGTCTCTCGCTGCTGATGTAGCAGAGTCGTTGTTCGCTCGTATGTCTGACAGGACGCTGCCCCCTACTGGACTGACCGGTTTGTGCAGGCTTGGGGCTCTGCTGGCTCAGAGGGATGTGGGAAAGTTAAACGCAGCCCTACAGGAGTTCAGCAGCACCTCCACACTGTCCACAG ctGAAACTGCAGTAGTCTGTACTCTCTTCCACTACTGGATAACAGACATTCTCCCCGTGCAGAAGGAGAGGAATTCATGA